The following coding sequences are from one Neovison vison isolate M4711 chromosome X, ASM_NN_V1, whole genome shotgun sequence window:
- the LOC122897534 gene encoding vegetative cell wall protein gp1-like, with amino-acid sequence MAPVLPQHRPGFSCQSPHQTPKRSTSLPPSSARARPHLITSPPVPICSDPSRPPTTPPVPPSSAPATPPNHSTSPAPAPPRLRLPTTAPVLTCSAPATPPNRSTSPASLRHAPTSQAPPPNPPSPAPAPPPTCPPSISLTPPRSPAAPPPSYSTSPPAPPQLAQLLPQYGQGSPVVPWPATLHPSPAPAPPPSDPATGATPPQPQPAPRSYPPALPRSSPTPPPSFLRHRSAPPQPRLAPPQLLLPGFAQPHTPLAAPSQTSASPSVPLPSSAPLDRSSSSAPSTSHAPLLPPFCLSGVPLPALRLRRSSPTVVPQLLPSLHVQFHLPNVIPLHPSSAVPLSLAPPAPLQLLHSAPPRYSPGHHPRWSPSFSCAASPRSASPALPRSPLHLRWLPLLRPTLLFAQLLLRQIPPAQLSSSSPPALSHSQSPLLLQGRPSYSPKPDSQLLPQLLPTGRPPETLPRPRLR; translated from the coding sequence CGCCCGCGCCCGGCCCCACCTCATAACCAGCCCACCAGTCCCAATCTGCTCAGACCCGTCTCGGCCCCCAACCACCCCACCAGTCCCGCCCAGCTCCGCCCCGGCCACGCCTCCCAACCACTCCACCAGTCCGGCCCCAGCACCGCCCCGGCTACGCCTCCCAACCACTGCACCAGTCCTGACTTGCTCTGCCCCGGCCACGCCTCCCAACCGTTCCACCAGTCCAGCCTCGCTCCGCCACGCCCCTACCTCCCAAGCGCCCCCACCAAATCCGCCCAGCCCCGCCCCGGCTCCGCCTCCCACCTGTCCACCGAGCATTTCCCTAACTCCGCCTCGCTCCCCTGCAGCTCCTCCTCCCAGCTATAGCACCAGTCCACCAGCTCCTCCCCAGCTCGCCCAGCTCCTCCCCCAGTACGGTCAGGGGTCCCCAGTGGTCCCCTGGCCCGCCACACTCCACCCTAGCCCtgccccagctcctcctcccagcGATCCCGCAACTGGCGctacccctccccagccccagcctgctcCTCGAAGCTACCCACCAGCCCTGCCCCGCTCGTCCCCAACTCCTCCTCCCAGCTTTCTCCGACACCGCTCTGCTCCGCCGCAACCCCGCCTGGCCCCTCCACAGCTCCTGCTCCCAGGTTTCGCCCAGCCCCACACCCCTTTGGCCGCTCCTTCACAAACCTCCGCCAGTCCCTCCGTGCCCCTTCCCAGTTCCGCCCCGCTCGACCGCAGCTCTTCCTCCGCGCCGTCCACCAGCCACGCCCCACTCCTCCCCCCGTTTTGCCTTTCCGgggtccccctccctgccctacGACTCCGCAGGTCCTCACCCACAGTGGTCCCCCAACTCCTCCCAAGTCTCCACGTCCAGTTCCACCTCCCCAACGTAATCCCGCTGCACCCCAGCTCAGCCGTCCCACTTTCCTTAGCTCCACCCgcccctctccagctcctccacTCAGCTCCGCCCCGCTACTCCCCAGGTCACCATCCCCGGTGGTCCCCCAGCTTCTCCTGTGCCGCCTCCCCACGCTCCGCTTCCCCAGCGCTCCCCAGATCCCCCCTGCACCTCCGCTGGCTACCCCTCCTCAGGCCCACCCTGCTCTTCGCACAGCTCCTCCTCCGCCAAATCCCCCCCGCCCAGCTCAGTTCTAGCTCCCCCCCAGCTCTTTCTCACAGCCAGAGCCCACTCCTCTTGCAGGGACGCCCCAGCTACTCCCCGAAACCTGACTCacagctcctcccccagctccttcccACAGGCCGCCCGCCCGAAACCCTCCCCCGGCCCCGCCTCCGGTAG
- the EOLA2 gene encoding protein EOLA2 isoform X1, translating into MKFGCLSFRQPYAGFVLNGVKTVETRWRPLLSGHRNCTIAIHIAHRDWEDGAWRKLLAERLGMSPAQIRALLREGEKYGRGVIAGLVDVGETSLCPEDLAPEEVVELEKQAVLSSLKQKYLTVLSNPRWLLEPIPRKGGKDIFQQPWLVSLKAGVAVELE; encoded by the exons ATGAAGTTCGGCTGCCTCTCCTTCCGGCAGCCTTACGCAGGTTTTGTCTTAAATGGGGTCAAGACCGTGGAGACGCGTTGGCGTCCTCTGCTGAGCGGCCACCGGAACTGTACCATCGCCATCCACATTGCCCACAGGGACTGGGAAGACGGCGCGTGGAGGAAGCTGCTGGCCGAGAGGCTTGGGATGAGCCCCGCTCAGATTCGGGCCTTGCTTCGGGAAGGGGAGAAGTATGGCCGCGGTGTGATAGCGG GGCTTGTTGACGTTGGGGAAACTTCGCTGTGCCCAGAAGACTTAGCTCCGGAGGAGGTCGTGGAACTGGAAAAGCAAGCTGTCCTGAGCAGCCTGAAGCAGAAGTACCTCACTGTGCTTTCGAACCCCAGGTGGTTGCTGGAGCCCATCCCCAGGAAAGGTGGAAAGGACATCTTCCAG CAGCCCTGGCTTGTCTCGCTGAAAGCTGGAGTTGCGGTAGAGCTGGAATGA
- the LOC122897530 gene encoding melanoma-associated antigen 8-like: MSKVPFPALRGSHGGPWVASPTPAHTGGCCQTRVIMPVGGRNELWKLEEAPQDPREAQRLADAQLFSSFFSSCSSHLSVSSSSSSSSYFVLFPNTPEEESAAGGSSPPQSPQRAFPAPSAMAASPWSLSEDSSSSAMEEGSGTGGEPGVAEPVLHAALHVRAVSLVGFLLQKFRTKQPTSQAEMLAIVGEDEQDAFPGILGQASECMRLVFGVEVKEVDPGEHSYVLVTVLGLTCDAMLSGEQGLPKTGLLVVLLGVILLEGDRAPEEVVWEALGVMGVYAGEEHIIFGEPRELLTNVWVQEGYLEYRQVPGCDPARYEFLWGPRAHVETSRLQVLEYLLRVYPGLPVSSLAPSEEAVSHEEERA; the protein is encoded by the exons ATGTCCAAGGTGCCTTTTCCGGCTCTCCGGGGCTCTCACGGAG GCCCTTGGGTCGCTTCGCCCACTCCTGCCCACACCGGGGGCTGCTGCCAGACACGAGTCATCATGCCTGTGGGCGGGAGGAATGAGCTCTGGAAATTGGAGGAGGCTCCTCAGGACCCCAGAGAGGCCCAGCGCCTGGCGGATGCGCAGCT tttctcctccttcttctcctcttgtTCCTCCCACTTATccgtctcttcctcctcctcttcctcctcttattTTGTCCTGTTCCCTAATACCCCGGAGGAGGAGTCCGCTGCTGGAGGCTCGAGTCCTCCCCAGAGCCCTCAGAGGGCCTTCCCGGCCCCCAGTGCCATGGCGGCCTCTCCCTGGAGCCTGTCTGAAGATAGCTCCAGCTCCGCGATGGAGGAGGGGTCTGGCACTGGGGGGGAGCCAGGGGTGGCCGAGCCCGTGCTCCACGCTGCACTCCACGTGAGGGCGGTCAGCCTGGTGGGGTTCCTGCTCCAAAAGTTTCGCACCAAGCAGCCGACCAGCCAGGCGGAGATGCTGGCGATCGTCGGCGAGGATGAGCAGGACGCCTTCCCCGGGATCCTGGGCCAGGCGTCCGAGTGCATGCGGCTGGTGTTCGGCGTGGAGGTGAAGGAAGTGGACCCCGGCGAGCACTCCTACGTCCTGGTCACCGTCCTGGGCCTCACCTGCGATGCGATGCTGAGCGGTGAGCAGGGCCTGCCCAAGACCGGCCTCCTGGTGGTGCTCCTGGGGGTGATCCTCCTGGAGGGCGACCGTGCCCCCGAGGAGGTGGTGTGGGAAGCGCTGGGGGTCATGGGGGTGTATGCCGGCGAGGAGCACATCATCTTTGGGGAGCCCCGGGAGCTCCTGACCAACGTCTGGGTGCAGGAAGGGTACCTGGAGTACCGGCAGGTGCCCGGCTGTGACCCTGCCCGCTACGAGTTCCTGTGGGGTCCCAGGGCCCACGTGGAAACCAGCAGGTTGCAGGTGCTGGAGTATTTGCTGCGGGTCTATCCCGGGCTGCCGGTTTCCTCCCTGGCCCCCTCTGAAGAGGCTGTGAGCCATGAGGAAGAGAGGGCCTGA
- the HSFX4 gene encoding heat shock transcription factor, X-linked member 4: MASQSNDGIYQVMLAPPGDGESAGEVPSSSSLHLNLDSRNLERHEGPAVSRDPGPRDNPPPPAPNRGAYNVGENIFGLAFPRRLWRIVEDTTFTSVCWNDDGDTVIIDEDLFQREILHRRGPERIFETDSLKGFIRLMNLYGFSKIRPNNPSVHAPGNRKTMVK, encoded by the coding sequence ATGGCTAGTCAGAGTAACGACGGCATATACCAAGTCATGCTGGCTCCTCCCGGTGATGGGGAGTCGGCAGGAGAGGTCCCGTCCAGTTCCTCCCTGCACCTCAATTTGGATTCCCGGAATTTGGAGAGGCACGAGGGTCCAGCCGTGAGCCGAGATCCAGGCCCCCGAGACAACCCACCGCCACCGGCCCCAAACCGCGGCGCCTACAACGTGGGAGAAAACATTTTCGGGCTCGCCTTCCCAAGAAGGCTCTGGAGGATCGTGGAGGACACCACCTTCACGTCCGTGTGCTGGAATGACGATGGCGACACCGTGATCATCGATGAAGACCTTTTCCAGAGGGAGATTCTCCACCGCAGGGGCCCGGAGAGAATCTTTGAAACTGACAGCTTGAAGGGGTTCATCCGCCTAATGAACCTGTACGGGTTCAGCAAAATACGCCCAAACAACCCTTCGGTTCATGCCCCAGGGAACAGGAAAACGATGGTAAAGTAG
- the EOLA2 gene encoding protein EOLA2 isoform X2 encodes MKFGCLSFRQPYAGFVLNGVKTVETRWRPLLSGHRNCTIAIHIAHRDWEDGAWRKLLAERLGMSPAQIRALLREGEKYGRGVIAGLVDVGETSLCPEDLAPEEVVELEKQAVLSSLKQKYLTVLSNPRWLLEPIPRKGGKDIFQPWLVSLKAGVAVELE; translated from the exons ATGAAGTTCGGCTGCCTCTCCTTCCGGCAGCCTTACGCAGGTTTTGTCTTAAATGGGGTCAAGACCGTGGAGACGCGTTGGCGTCCTCTGCTGAGCGGCCACCGGAACTGTACCATCGCCATCCACATTGCCCACAGGGACTGGGAAGACGGCGCGTGGAGGAAGCTGCTGGCCGAGAGGCTTGGGATGAGCCCCGCTCAGATTCGGGCCTTGCTTCGGGAAGGGGAGAAGTATGGCCGCGGTGTGATAGCGG GGCTTGTTGACGTTGGGGAAACTTCGCTGTGCCCAGAAGACTTAGCTCCGGAGGAGGTCGTGGAACTGGAAAAGCAAGCTGTCCTGAGCAGCCTGAAGCAGAAGTACCTCACTGTGCTTTCGAACCCCAGGTGGTTGCTGGAGCCCATCCCCAGGAAAGGTGGAAAGGACATCTTCCAG CCCTGGCTTGTCTCGCTGAAAGCTGGAGTTGCGGTAGAGCTGGAATGA